From a region of the Paraburkholderia hospita genome:
- a CDS encoding ABC transporter ATP-binding protein, giving the protein MNMSSGNAPVLELDRVTLELGDRTILRDTSLTIRQGEFIGVLGPNGAGKTTLMRSVLGLVPAASGTVRVLGEPVVRGNPSIGYMPQTRSALAGRRVRGRDFVAMAADGHRWGLPHADAKARADVERVLELVGGTALAARPLSELSGGERQRLLLAQCLLGSPRLLLLDEPLISLDPHHQKTVVELVKRVQQELGIAVLFSAHELNPLLHALDRVLYLGNGVAALGTVDEVITKPVLSRLYGSTIDVMRVNGRIFVMSGDFDVEKHDHEHEDDDHQHGEPHGHGHSHGHAHGQKHAHHHASSDGHTHDV; this is encoded by the coding sequence ATGAACATGTCGTCGGGCAACGCGCCCGTGCTCGAACTGGATCGCGTGACGCTCGAACTCGGCGACCGGACGATCCTGCGCGACACCAGCCTCACGATCCGCCAGGGCGAATTCATCGGCGTGCTTGGGCCGAACGGCGCGGGTAAGACGACGCTGATGCGCTCGGTGCTTGGCCTCGTCCCGGCGGCGAGCGGCACCGTGCGCGTGCTCGGCGAGCCTGTGGTGCGCGGCAATCCGTCGATCGGCTACATGCCGCAGACGCGCAGCGCGCTTGCCGGCCGTCGCGTGCGTGGCCGCGATTTCGTCGCGATGGCTGCGGACGGTCATCGCTGGGGCCTGCCGCATGCGGATGCGAAGGCGCGCGCCGATGTCGAGCGCGTGCTGGAACTGGTCGGCGGCACCGCGCTGGCTGCGCGTCCGTTGTCGGAGCTGTCGGGCGGCGAGCGGCAGCGGCTGCTGCTCGCGCAGTGTCTGCTCGGCAGTCCGCGTCTGCTGCTGCTCGACGAGCCGCTCATCAGTCTCGATCCGCATCATCAGAAGACCGTCGTCGAACTGGTGAAGCGCGTGCAGCAGGAACTCGGCATCGCCGTGCTGTTCTCCGCGCACGAACTCAATCCGCTGCTGCATGCGCTCGACCGCGTGCTGTATCTCGGCAATGGCGTCGCCGCGCTCGGCACCGTCGATGAAGTGATTACGAAGCCGGTGCTCTCGCGCCTGTACGGCTCGACCATCGACGTAATGCGCGTGAATGGCCGCATCTTCGTGATGTCGGGCGACTTCGACGTCGAGAAGCACGATCACGAGCACGAAGACGACGACCATCAGCATGGCGAGCCGCATGGCCACGGACATTCGCACGGTCATGCGCATGGGCAAAAGCACGCCCACCATCACGCCTCAAGCGACGGACACACGCACGATGTTTGA
- a CDS encoding metal ABC transporter solute-binding protein yields MKKNNSMWKFLMRAVASTVFVFAFGQAAHAQDAKIPVVAAENFYGDVVQQLGGDRVDVTSILSNPDQDPHLFEASPKTARALQHASLVVYNGADYDPWMTKLLNVSKNDKRKTIVAAELIGKKSGDNPHLWYDPSTMPAVARAVSAALASADPAHKAAYDANLAKFLDSLKPIADKVAALRSQYAHVSVTATEPVFGYMSDAIGLDMRNQRFQLAAMNDTEASASDIAAFERDLRERRVRALIYNSQATEALTKRMLKLAQQSHVPTVSVTETQPAGKNYQQWMLAQLDALGNALAAGSANKGTTQ; encoded by the coding sequence ATGAAGAAGAACAATTCGATGTGGAAGTTTCTGATGCGCGCCGTCGCTTCGACGGTATTCGTCTTTGCATTCGGCCAGGCCGCGCACGCGCAGGACGCGAAGATTCCCGTGGTCGCCGCGGAGAATTTCTACGGCGATGTCGTGCAGCAACTGGGCGGCGACCGCGTCGACGTGACGAGCATTCTCAGCAATCCGGACCAGGACCCGCATCTCTTCGAAGCCAGCCCGAAGACGGCGCGCGCATTGCAGCACGCGAGCCTTGTCGTCTACAACGGCGCCGACTACGATCCGTGGATGACGAAGCTGCTGAACGTGTCGAAGAACGACAAGCGCAAGACGATCGTCGCGGCAGAACTCATCGGCAAGAAAAGCGGCGACAATCCGCATCTGTGGTACGACCCGTCGACGATGCCCGCTGTCGCACGCGCGGTGAGCGCGGCGCTCGCATCGGCTGATCCGGCGCACAAGGCGGCGTATGATGCGAACCTCGCGAAGTTTCTCGACTCGCTCAAGCCGATCGCCGACAAGGTCGCCGCGCTGCGCAGCCAGTATGCGCACGTGAGCGTGACTGCGACGGAGCCGGTGTTCGGCTACATGTCGGATGCGATCGGCCTGGACATGCGCAACCAGCGCTTCCAGCTGGCCGCGATGAACGACACGGAAGCGAGCGCGTCGGATATCGCCGCGTTCGAACGCGATCTTCGCGAGCGACGCGTGCGCGCGCTGATCTATAACAGCCAGGCAACCGAGGCGCTGACCAAACGCATGCTGAAACTCGCGCAGCAATCGCATGTGCCGACGGTGAGCGTGACGGAGACGCAACCGGCCGGCAAGAACTACCAGCAATGGATGCTGGCGCAACTCGATGCGCTCGGCAACGCGCTCGCCGCGGGCAGCGCGAATAAGGGAACGACTCAATGA